From Acinonyx jubatus isolate Ajub_Pintada_27869175 chromosome B2, VMU_Ajub_asm_v1.0, whole genome shotgun sequence, a single genomic window includes:
- the AKAP12 gene encoding A-kinase anchor protein 12 isoform X3 — protein sequence MLGIITITVGQRESEDVSKRDSDKEMAAGSAVVGDITKDGQEEVPEIIEQIPSSESNLEELIQPTESQSNDVGFKKVFKFVGFKFTVKKDKTEKADTVQLLTVKKDESEGGGAPDGAGDHQEPSQETGEATAKESELKQSTEKPEEALKHEQSTTEISLQAESGQAAEEGRDGEEKQKEPTKSLDSPTSPLASETASPFKKFFTQGWAGWRKKTSFRKPKEDELEASEKKKDQEPEKGDTQEQEETSEKAAPPEQPQPQEATESAGEARLSAEYEKVELPSDDQGQEASEEKPAPLATEIFDDKVEIVAEVHVVSTAEKKTEEQEAEAEEAEAAEPPPPETAVETPAELEKARPAAEPAKATEVCAPGGDHSRPADLSPEEKAPPAHPEGLASEADVLSSQERTRAQGSPLKKLFTGTGLKKLSGKKQKGKRGGGDEEAGEHQAAAESPDSTDEQKGESSASSPEEPEEITCLEGGVGDAQQEGDAEEGAVSDGEKKREGVTPWASFKKMVTPKKRVRRLSESDKEDELEKVKSATLSSTESAASETQEEAKGNGEEQKPEEPKRRVDTSVSWEALICVGSSKKRARKASSSDDEAAPKPAGGEGQKPEDAGKDKETGPDAALASSQEHDQGPGSSSPEQAGSPTEGEGVSTWESFKRLVTPRKKSKSKLEEKSEDSVTGPGLEHSASDVEPGKEESWVSIKKFIPGRRKKRSDGKPEQATVEDTGPTEVNEDDSDVPAVVPLSEYDAVEREKTEAQQAQKGEEKPEQKVAVSVSEELGTTLVHAVAVTVVDGARALSSVEERSPSWISASVTEPLEQTEEEARPLTEEAFEGEVLAEETPVVAKTLPEGQDAIDNTVVSEVELTSEAVTAAETTEAFCAEEAAEASGAEETTDMVSAVSQLTDSPVTTEEATPVQEVEGSVPDIEDQERRTQEVLQAVAEKVREESQLPDTRGPEDTMQTVQEVGAEIPEKVDAEEGSQEPDLKKETDIVTEVHVEEVETETLTQEEVVVQATPESLEQVPQVADSVEPSELRTTCPAETLVGVKSEFILEQAVAPDSAETLTDSETNGSTPVADVEALNVTQQEKMTDIHEDPEVASGVQSQITEAEAVPAPEQMPPAPSSLQSQEEDTGHSKMEEVREHTDEEVSVETVPILSKTEVTEEDGQSTDREAKDTPLVEGPEVSTDTETTVSEKETMEVALEDEVTEEPEFQKNDDTELQSHTPSPPAQVEEELVVEVEREKTEAKPTPASEEELEQKPAVTVSEELSKQLVQTISVAVIDGEKEVTSLEESSPGLAQEDAVYTETPAQSSEPSLPLTAAAVEEKVLGETVKILETPETLESADAHLIPEEKSSAKDEDFTAQPGEDEVPAGTESQPESVPEAVSATPEGGISADLEADKTTPQKRASDEEDEPAGCQEAQVSETSKEDLKAENEILKLETESSKLVQNVIQTVVDRLVSTEETATDLQTQAQPIQADTQEARPQMEEKERELQASAQDETHTVAAEEESTLTTVEQTHSDVSKAVSEASEEIPAVEVEGSGVTDQQLEEAVLPSEEKKETTGTKSIPEDGDRAELGERIEKSLSESQEDEKDDAVDDPESHHSALEDSEASGGLTKESLDTDGPALKEEEGGQEVEFQEGKAHGESEEEIETQTPGETQKQEEEPAKSEPTGS from the coding sequence TTGGACAGAGAGAGTCGGAAGATGTGAGCAAAAGAGACTCAGATAAAGAGATGGCTGCTGGTTCAGCGGTTGTGGGTGACATCACAAAGGATGGGCAGGAGGAAGTGCCTGAAATAATCGAACAGATTCCTTCTTCAGAAAGCAATTTGGAAGAGCTAATACAACCTACTGAGTCCCAGTCTAACGATGTTGGATTTAAGAAGGTGTTTAAGTTTGTCGGCTTTAAATTCACTGTAAAAAAGGATAAGACCGAGAAGGCTGACACGGTCCAACTGCTCACTGTCAAAAAAGACGAAAGTGAAGGAGGAGGGGCGCCGGACGGGGCTGGCGACCACCAGGAGCCCAGCCAGGAGACCGGGGAAGCAACAGCCAAAGAAAGTGAGCTAAAACAATCCACAGAGAAACCCGAAGAAGCCCTCAAACACGAGCAGAGCACCACGGAAATTTCGCTTCAAGCTGAGTCTGGCCAAgcagcagaggaaggcagagatggagaagaaaagcaaaaggagCCCACCAAATCTCTAGACTCCCCGACGAGTCCCCTGGCCAGCGAGACAGCGTCACCCTTCAAAAAATTCTTCACTCAAGGTTGGGCCGGCTGGAGAAAAAAGACCAGTTTCAGGAAGCCTAAGGAGGATGAGCTGGAagcttcagagaagaaaaaggaccAAGAGCCAGAAAAAGGAGACACACAAGAACAGGAAGAGACCTCTGAGAAAGCGGCTCCTCCTGAACAGCCACAGCCACAGGAGGCCACCGAGAGCGCCGGCGAGGCCCGACTGTCGGCGGAATATGAAAAAGTGGAGCTGCCCTCCGACGACCAAGGGCAGGAGGCCTCTGAAGAGAAACCCGCCCCTCTAGCGACGGAAATATTCGACGACAAGGTGGAGATCGTCGCAGAAGTCCACGTCGTCAGCACGGCAGAGAAGAAAACCGAGGAGCAGGAAGCCGAGGCGGAGGAAGCGGAAGCCGCGGAACCCCCGCCACCTGAAACAGCTGTGGAAACCCCGGCTGAACTTGAGAAAGCCAGGCCCGCGGCGGAGCCGGCGAAGGCCACGGAAGTGTGCGCCCCCGGCGGTGACCACAGCCGCCCCGCCGACCTGAGCCCCGAGGAGAAAgcgccccccgcccaccccgaGGGCCTCGCGAGCGAGGCGGATGTGCTGTCCTCGCAGGAGAGAACGAGGGCGCAGGGAAGCCCTTTAAAGAAACTCTTCACCGGCACCGGCTTGAAAAAGCTTTCCGGGAAGAAGCAGAAAGGGAAGCGAGGGGGAGGAGACGAGGAGGCCGGGGAGCATCAAGCCGCAGCGGAGTCTCCGGACAGTACCGACGAACAGAAGGGCGAGAGCTCCGCTTCGTCGCCCGAGGAACCGGAGGAGATCACGTGTCTGGAGGGAGGCGTCGGGGACGCACAGCAAGAGGGGGACGCCGAGGAAGGCGCTGTTTCGGACGGGGAGAAGAAGCGAGAAGGGGTCACTCCCTGGGCGTCTTTCAAAAAGATGGTGACGCCCAAGAAGCGTGTCCGAAGGCTTTCGGAGAGTGATAAGGAGGACGAATTGGAGAAAGTAAAGAGCGCCACCCTGTCTTCCACGGAGAGCGCAGCCTCTGAGACGCAAGAGGAAGCAAAAGGCAACGGAGAGGAGCAAAAGCCCGAAGAACCAAAGCGCAGGGTGGATACTTCAGTCTCCTGGGAAGCTTTAATTTGTGTGGGATCGTCCAAGAAAAGGGCAAGGAAAGCATCATCTTCTGACGACGAAGCGGCACCAAAACCAGCGGGAGGAGAGGGCCAGAAGCCAGAAGAtgcaggaaaagacaaagaaacggGACCAGATGCTGCCCTCGCTAGTTCCCAGGAACATGATCAAGGGCCAGGAAGCTCCTCACCCGAGCAAGCTGGGAGCCCCACTGAGGGGGAGGGAGTTTCCACCTGGGAGTCATTTAAAAGATTAGTTACTCCAAGGAAAAAATCCAAGTCAAAACTGGAAGAGAAGAGCGAAGACTCCGTAACTGGGCCTGGCTTAGAACATTCAGCTTCAGATGTCGAACCCGGGAAAGAAGAGTCTTGGGTTTCAATTAAGAAATTTATTCCCGGGCGGAGGAAGAAAAGGTCAGATGGGAAACCGGAACAAGCCACCGTTGAAGACACGGGGCCAACAGAGGTCAACGAAGATGATTCTGATGTCCCAGCTGTGGTACCTCTGTCCGAGTACGATGCAgtagaaagggagaaaactgaagcacagcaAGCCCAGAAGGGCGAGGAGAAGCCTGAGCAAAAGGTAGCTGTTTCTGTGTCAGAGGAGCTCGGTACGACTCTGGTTCATGCTGTGGCTGTGACTGTTGTTGACGGGGCAAGGGCTCTTAGCAGTGTTGAAGAAAGGTCACCCTCTTGGATATCTGCCTCAGTGACAGAACCTCTTGAACAAACAGAAGAGGAAGCCAGACCCCTAACTGAGGAGGCATTTGAAGGGGAAGTCCTTGCAGAGGAAACCCCCGTTGTTGCCAAAACTCTGCCAGAGGGTCAAGACGCCATTGACAACACAGTCGTCAGCGAGGTGGAGTTGACTTCTGAAGCTGTGACAGCTGCAGAAACTACAGAGGCATTTTGTGCCGAAGAAGCAGCAGAAGCATCTGGTGCTGAAGAGACCACCGACATGGTCTCAGCTGTTTCTCAGTTAACTGACTCTCCAGTCACCACAGAGGAAGCGACGCCAGTTCAGGAGGTGGAAGGCAGTGTGCCAGACATAGAAGACCAAGAGAGGCGAACTCAAGAGGTCCTGCAGGCAGTCGCAGAAAAAGTTAGGGAGGAATCACAGTTGCCCGACACCAGAGGGCCAGAAGACACGATGCAGACAGTGCAGGAAGTAGGGGCCGAAATTCCAGAGAAGGTAGACGCGGAAGAGGGTTCTCAAGAGCCGGATCTGAAGAAAGAGACGGACATAGTGACGGAAGTACACGTAGAAGAAGTTGAGACTGAGACCTTGACACAGGAGGAGGTGGTTGTACAGGCCACCCCCGAAAGCTTGGAACAAGTTCCTCAAGTCGCAGACAGTGTAGAGCCTAGTGAGCTTAGAACCACTTGTCCAGCTGAAACCTTGGTTGGGGTAAAATCAGAATTTATTCTAGAACAGGCTGTTGCTCCCGATTCAGCTGAAACCCTTACCGACAGCGAGACCAACGGAAGCACCCCAGTAGCAGACGTTGAGGCTCTAAATGTAACACAGCAAGAGAAGATGACAGACATCCACGAAGATCCCGAGGTCGCCTCTGGGGTACAGTCACAGATCACAGAAGCAGAGGCCGTTCCTGCACCCGAACAGATGCCTCCAGCACCTTCTAGTCTTCAATCCCAGGAAGAAGATACAGGACATTCAAAAATGGAAGAGGTTCGGGAACATACAGATGAAGAGGTATCAGTGGAAACTGTGCCCATTCTTTCAAAGACTGAAGTGACGGAAGAGGACGGCCAGTCTACTGACCGGGAAGCCAAAGACACACCGCTTGTTGAAGGCCCTGAGGTGTCTACAGACACTGAAACAACAGTCAGTGAGAAAGAGACCATGGAGGTTGCCCTTGAAGATGAAGTCACCGAAGAACCTGAATTTCAGAAGAATGATGATACTGAACTCCAGAGCCACACGCCATCTCCTCCAGCCCAAGTGGAGGAAGAGCTGGTAGTTGAAGTAGAAAGGGAGAAAACGGAAGCAAAGCCAACCCCAGCGAGTGAAGAGGAACTTGAGCAAAAACCAGCCGTGACAGTATCTGAAGAGCTTAGTAAGCAGCTGGTGCAGACGATTAGTGTGGCCGTCATCGACGGGGAAAAGGAGGTGACCAGTTTGGAAGAAAGTTCTCCTGGGCTGGCTCAAGAGGACGCGGTATACACAGAAACTCCAGCTCAAAGCTCTGAGCCGTCATTACCTCTAACGGCTGCAGCAGTGGAGGAGAAGGTCTTGGGAGAAACCGTCAAGATTTTAGAAACACCTGAAACCCTGGAATCTGCAGATGCACATTTAATACCAGAAGAAAAATCCTCTGCAAAAGATGAGGACTTCACTGCTCAGCCAGGGGAAGACGAGGTGCCCGCAGGGACGGAGTCTCAGCCGGAATCCGTACCGGAGGCCGTATCGGCCACGCCTGAGGGAGGCATCAGTGCTGACCTGGAGGCAGACAAAACCACACCGCAGAAACGGGCCTCAGATGAAGAGGACGAGCCGGCTGGTTGCCAGGAAGCCCAAGTAAGTGAAACTAGCAAGGAAGATTTAAAGGCTGAAAACGAGATTTTGAAACTTGAGACTGAGAGCAGTAAACTTGTACAAAATGTGATCCAGACCGTTGTTGACCGGTTAGTAAGTACTGAAGAAACAGCCACTGATTTGCAGACACAGGCTCAACCTATACAAGCTGACACCCAGGAAGCTAGACCGCaaatggaggagaaagagagggaacttCAGGCCTCTGCACAGGATGAAACACACACCGTTGCAGCCGAAGAAGAATCCACGCTAACCACCGTGGAACAAACCCACTCTGACGTTTCCAAAGCTGTGAGCGAAGCTTCCGAAGAGATTCCAGCCGTGGAGGTAGAAGGTTCCGGTGTAACCGACCAGCAGCTCGAAGAGGCAGTTCTTCCGtcggaggaaaagaaagaaacaactggAACAAAGTCTATTCCAGAAGATGGCGATCGCGCCGAGTTAGGCGAAAGGATAGAGAAGTCACTGTCTGAATCCCAGGAAGATGAAAAGGATGATGCTGTTGATGACCCTGAGAGCCACCACTCAGCCCTGGAAGATTCTGAGGCCTCAGGAGGCTTAACCAAAGAGTCCCTGGACACAGATGGACCAGCGCTGAAAGAGGAGGAAGGTGGCCAGGAAGTAGAATTTCAGGAAGGAAAAGCCCACGGTGAGTCAGAAGAAGAGATCGAAACCCAGACACCGGGAGAGACGCAGAAACAAGAGGAAGAACCAGCAAAATCAGAACCCACAGGATCCTAA
- the AKAP12 gene encoding A-kinase anchor protein 12 isoform X5, with protein sequence MPWWSNLCFGQRESEDVSKRDSDKEMAAGSAVVGDITKDGQEEVPEIIEQIPSSESNLEELIQPTESQSNDVGFKKVFKFVGFKFTVKKDKTEKADTVQLLTVKKDESEGGGAPDGAGDHQEPSQETGEATAKESELKQSTEKPEEALKHEQSTTEISLQAESGQAAEEGRDGEEKQKEPTKSLDSPTSPLASETASPFKKFFTQGWAGWRKKTSFRKPKEDELEASEKKKDQEPEKGDTQEQEETSEKAAPPEQPQPQEATESAGEARLSAEYEKVELPSDDQGQEASEEKPAPLATEIFDDKVEIVAEVHVVSTAEKKTEEQEAEAEEAEAAEPPPPETAVETPAELEKARPAAEPAKATEVCAPGGDHSRPADLSPEEKAPPAHPEGLASEADVLSSQERTRAQGSPLKKLFTGTGLKKLSGKKQKGKRGGGDEEAGEHQAAAESPDSTDEQKGESSASSPEEPEEITCLEGGVGDAQQEGDAEEGAVSDGEKKREGVTPWASFKKMVTPKKRVRRLSESDKEDELEKVKSATLSSTESAASETQEEAKGNGEEQKPEEPKRRVDTSVSWEALICVGSSKKRARKASSSDDEAAPKPAGGEGQKPEDAGKDKETGPDAALASSQEHDQGPGSSSPEQAGSPTEGEGVSTWESFKRLVTPRKKSKSKLEEKSEDSVTGPGLEHSASDVEPGKEESWVSIKKFIPGRRKKRSDGKPEQATVEDTGPTEVNEDDSDVPAVVPLSEYDAVEREKTEAQQAQKGEEKPEQKVAVSVSEELGTTLVHAVAVTVVDGARALSSVEERSPSWISASVTEPLEQTEEEARPLTEEAFEGEVLAEETPVVAKTLPEGQDAIDNTVVSEVELTSEAVTAAETTEAFCAEEAAEASGAEETTDMVSAVSQLTDSPVTTEEATPVQEVEGSVPDIEDQERRTQEVLQAVAEKVREESQLPDTRGPEDTMQTVQEVGAEIPEKVDAEEGSQEPDLKKETDIVTEVHVEEVETETLTQEEVVVQATPESLEQVPQVADSVEPSELRTTCPAETLVGVKSEFILEQAVAPDSAETLTDSETNGSTPVADVEALNVTQQEKMTDIHEDPEVASGVQSQITEAEAVPAPEQMPPAPSSLQSQEEDTGHSKMEEVREHTDEEVSVETVPILSKTEVTEEDGQSTDREAKDTPLVEGPEVSTDTETTVSEKETMEVALEDEVTEEPEFQKNDDTELQSHTPSPPAQVEEELVVEVEREKTEAKPTPASEEELEQKPAVTVSEELSKQLVQTISVAVIDGEKEVTSLEESSPGLAQEDAVYTETPAQSSEPSLPLTAAAVEEKVLGETVKILETPETLESADAHLIPEEKSSAKDEDFTAQPGEDEVPAGTESQPESVPEAVSATPEGGISADLEADKTTPQKRASDEEDEPAGCQEAQVSETSKEDLKAENEILKLETESSKLVQNVIQTVVDRLVSTEETATDLQTQAQPIQADTQEARPQMEEKERELQASAQDETHTVAAEEESTLTTVEQTHSDVSKAVSEASEEIPAVEVEGSGVTDQQLEEAVLPSEEKKETTGTKSIPEDGDRAELGERIEKSLSESQEDEKDDAVDDPESHHSALEDSEASGGLTKESLDTDGPALKEEEGGQEVEFQEGKAHGESEEEIETQTPGETQKQEEEPAKSEPTGS encoded by the coding sequence TTGGACAGAGAGAGTCGGAAGATGTGAGCAAAAGAGACTCAGATAAAGAGATGGCTGCTGGTTCAGCGGTTGTGGGTGACATCACAAAGGATGGGCAGGAGGAAGTGCCTGAAATAATCGAACAGATTCCTTCTTCAGAAAGCAATTTGGAAGAGCTAATACAACCTACTGAGTCCCAGTCTAACGATGTTGGATTTAAGAAGGTGTTTAAGTTTGTCGGCTTTAAATTCACTGTAAAAAAGGATAAGACCGAGAAGGCTGACACGGTCCAACTGCTCACTGTCAAAAAAGACGAAAGTGAAGGAGGAGGGGCGCCGGACGGGGCTGGCGACCACCAGGAGCCCAGCCAGGAGACCGGGGAAGCAACAGCCAAAGAAAGTGAGCTAAAACAATCCACAGAGAAACCCGAAGAAGCCCTCAAACACGAGCAGAGCACCACGGAAATTTCGCTTCAAGCTGAGTCTGGCCAAgcagcagaggaaggcagagatggagaagaaaagcaaaaggagCCCACCAAATCTCTAGACTCCCCGACGAGTCCCCTGGCCAGCGAGACAGCGTCACCCTTCAAAAAATTCTTCACTCAAGGTTGGGCCGGCTGGAGAAAAAAGACCAGTTTCAGGAAGCCTAAGGAGGATGAGCTGGAagcttcagagaagaaaaaggaccAAGAGCCAGAAAAAGGAGACACACAAGAACAGGAAGAGACCTCTGAGAAAGCGGCTCCTCCTGAACAGCCACAGCCACAGGAGGCCACCGAGAGCGCCGGCGAGGCCCGACTGTCGGCGGAATATGAAAAAGTGGAGCTGCCCTCCGACGACCAAGGGCAGGAGGCCTCTGAAGAGAAACCCGCCCCTCTAGCGACGGAAATATTCGACGACAAGGTGGAGATCGTCGCAGAAGTCCACGTCGTCAGCACGGCAGAGAAGAAAACCGAGGAGCAGGAAGCCGAGGCGGAGGAAGCGGAAGCCGCGGAACCCCCGCCACCTGAAACAGCTGTGGAAACCCCGGCTGAACTTGAGAAAGCCAGGCCCGCGGCGGAGCCGGCGAAGGCCACGGAAGTGTGCGCCCCCGGCGGTGACCACAGCCGCCCCGCCGACCTGAGCCCCGAGGAGAAAgcgccccccgcccaccccgaGGGCCTCGCGAGCGAGGCGGATGTGCTGTCCTCGCAGGAGAGAACGAGGGCGCAGGGAAGCCCTTTAAAGAAACTCTTCACCGGCACCGGCTTGAAAAAGCTTTCCGGGAAGAAGCAGAAAGGGAAGCGAGGGGGAGGAGACGAGGAGGCCGGGGAGCATCAAGCCGCAGCGGAGTCTCCGGACAGTACCGACGAACAGAAGGGCGAGAGCTCCGCTTCGTCGCCCGAGGAACCGGAGGAGATCACGTGTCTGGAGGGAGGCGTCGGGGACGCACAGCAAGAGGGGGACGCCGAGGAAGGCGCTGTTTCGGACGGGGAGAAGAAGCGAGAAGGGGTCACTCCCTGGGCGTCTTTCAAAAAGATGGTGACGCCCAAGAAGCGTGTCCGAAGGCTTTCGGAGAGTGATAAGGAGGACGAATTGGAGAAAGTAAAGAGCGCCACCCTGTCTTCCACGGAGAGCGCAGCCTCTGAGACGCAAGAGGAAGCAAAAGGCAACGGAGAGGAGCAAAAGCCCGAAGAACCAAAGCGCAGGGTGGATACTTCAGTCTCCTGGGAAGCTTTAATTTGTGTGGGATCGTCCAAGAAAAGGGCAAGGAAAGCATCATCTTCTGACGACGAAGCGGCACCAAAACCAGCGGGAGGAGAGGGCCAGAAGCCAGAAGAtgcaggaaaagacaaagaaacggGACCAGATGCTGCCCTCGCTAGTTCCCAGGAACATGATCAAGGGCCAGGAAGCTCCTCACCCGAGCAAGCTGGGAGCCCCACTGAGGGGGAGGGAGTTTCCACCTGGGAGTCATTTAAAAGATTAGTTACTCCAAGGAAAAAATCCAAGTCAAAACTGGAAGAGAAGAGCGAAGACTCCGTAACTGGGCCTGGCTTAGAACATTCAGCTTCAGATGTCGAACCCGGGAAAGAAGAGTCTTGGGTTTCAATTAAGAAATTTATTCCCGGGCGGAGGAAGAAAAGGTCAGATGGGAAACCGGAACAAGCCACCGTTGAAGACACGGGGCCAACAGAGGTCAACGAAGATGATTCTGATGTCCCAGCTGTGGTACCTCTGTCCGAGTACGATGCAgtagaaagggagaaaactgaagcacagcaAGCCCAGAAGGGCGAGGAGAAGCCTGAGCAAAAGGTAGCTGTTTCTGTGTCAGAGGAGCTCGGTACGACTCTGGTTCATGCTGTGGCTGTGACTGTTGTTGACGGGGCAAGGGCTCTTAGCAGTGTTGAAGAAAGGTCACCCTCTTGGATATCTGCCTCAGTGACAGAACCTCTTGAACAAACAGAAGAGGAAGCCAGACCCCTAACTGAGGAGGCATTTGAAGGGGAAGTCCTTGCAGAGGAAACCCCCGTTGTTGCCAAAACTCTGCCAGAGGGTCAAGACGCCATTGACAACACAGTCGTCAGCGAGGTGGAGTTGACTTCTGAAGCTGTGACAGCTGCAGAAACTACAGAGGCATTTTGTGCCGAAGAAGCAGCAGAAGCATCTGGTGCTGAAGAGACCACCGACATGGTCTCAGCTGTTTCTCAGTTAACTGACTCTCCAGTCACCACAGAGGAAGCGACGCCAGTTCAGGAGGTGGAAGGCAGTGTGCCAGACATAGAAGACCAAGAGAGGCGAACTCAAGAGGTCCTGCAGGCAGTCGCAGAAAAAGTTAGGGAGGAATCACAGTTGCCCGACACCAGAGGGCCAGAAGACACGATGCAGACAGTGCAGGAAGTAGGGGCCGAAATTCCAGAGAAGGTAGACGCGGAAGAGGGTTCTCAAGAGCCGGATCTGAAGAAAGAGACGGACATAGTGACGGAAGTACACGTAGAAGAAGTTGAGACTGAGACCTTGACACAGGAGGAGGTGGTTGTACAGGCCACCCCCGAAAGCTTGGAACAAGTTCCTCAAGTCGCAGACAGTGTAGAGCCTAGTGAGCTTAGAACCACTTGTCCAGCTGAAACCTTGGTTGGGGTAAAATCAGAATTTATTCTAGAACAGGCTGTTGCTCCCGATTCAGCTGAAACCCTTACCGACAGCGAGACCAACGGAAGCACCCCAGTAGCAGACGTTGAGGCTCTAAATGTAACACAGCAAGAGAAGATGACAGACATCCACGAAGATCCCGAGGTCGCCTCTGGGGTACAGTCACAGATCACAGAAGCAGAGGCCGTTCCTGCACCCGAACAGATGCCTCCAGCACCTTCTAGTCTTCAATCCCAGGAAGAAGATACAGGACATTCAAAAATGGAAGAGGTTCGGGAACATACAGATGAAGAGGTATCAGTGGAAACTGTGCCCATTCTTTCAAAGACTGAAGTGACGGAAGAGGACGGCCAGTCTACTGACCGGGAAGCCAAAGACACACCGCTTGTTGAAGGCCCTGAGGTGTCTACAGACACTGAAACAACAGTCAGTGAGAAAGAGACCATGGAGGTTGCCCTTGAAGATGAAGTCACCGAAGAACCTGAATTTCAGAAGAATGATGATACTGAACTCCAGAGCCACACGCCATCTCCTCCAGCCCAAGTGGAGGAAGAGCTGGTAGTTGAAGTAGAAAGGGAGAAAACGGAAGCAAAGCCAACCCCAGCGAGTGAAGAGGAACTTGAGCAAAAACCAGCCGTGACAGTATCTGAAGAGCTTAGTAAGCAGCTGGTGCAGACGATTAGTGTGGCCGTCATCGACGGGGAAAAGGAGGTGACCAGTTTGGAAGAAAGTTCTCCTGGGCTGGCTCAAGAGGACGCGGTATACACAGAAACTCCAGCTCAAAGCTCTGAGCCGTCATTACCTCTAACGGCTGCAGCAGTGGAGGAGAAGGTCTTGGGAGAAACCGTCAAGATTTTAGAAACACCTGAAACCCTGGAATCTGCAGATGCACATTTAATACCAGAAGAAAAATCCTCTGCAAAAGATGAGGACTTCACTGCTCAGCCAGGGGAAGACGAGGTGCCCGCAGGGACGGAGTCTCAGCCGGAATCCGTACCGGAGGCCGTATCGGCCACGCCTGAGGGAGGCATCAGTGCTGACCTGGAGGCAGACAAAACCACACCGCAGAAACGGGCCTCAGATGAAGAGGACGAGCCGGCTGGTTGCCAGGAAGCCCAAGTAAGTGAAACTAGCAAGGAAGATTTAAAGGCTGAAAACGAGATTTTGAAACTTGAGACTGAGAGCAGTAAACTTGTACAAAATGTGATCCAGACCGTTGTTGACCGGTTAGTAAGTACTGAAGAAACAGCCACTGATTTGCAGACACAGGCTCAACCTATACAAGCTGACACCCAGGAAGCTAGACCGCaaatggaggagaaagagagggaacttCAGGCCTCTGCACAGGATGAAACACACACCGTTGCAGCCGAAGAAGAATCCACGCTAACCACCGTGGAACAAACCCACTCTGACGTTTCCAAAGCTGTGAGCGAAGCTTCCGAAGAGATTCCAGCCGTGGAGGTAGAAGGTTCCGGTGTAACCGACCAGCAGCTCGAAGAGGCAGTTCTTCCGtcggaggaaaagaaagaaacaactggAACAAAGTCTATTCCAGAAGATGGCGATCGCGCCGAGTTAGGCGAAAGGATAGAGAAGTCACTGTCTGAATCCCAGGAAGATGAAAAGGATGATGCTGTTGATGACCCTGAGAGCCACCACTCAGCCCTGGAAGATTCTGAGGCCTCAGGAGGCTTAACCAAAGAGTCCCTGGACACAGATGGACCAGCGCTGAAAGAGGAGGAAGGTGGCCAGGAAGTAGAATTTCAGGAAGGAAAAGCCCACGGTGAGTCAGAAGAAGAGATCGAAACCCAGACACCGGGAGAGACGCAGAAACAAGAGGAAGAACCAGCAAAATCAGAACCCACAGGATCCTAA